The nucleotide sequence AtcattaattaaagaattttttttcttcatggcaTGGGCATAGGGTGTGCAGCTGTAACACATCTTATACATTTTGTATAGAGTTTCATCTACCTCATCAAGATGACATTTTTTCTATGGCATTATGCATGGGATTAACAACCAagatatgtatgtatgtattttgcatgaaatttcatctaagatttttttttcatggcatCTTGCATGGATTAAACCAAACCAGAACATGCTTACACATATACGTATTTGTATGAGATTTTATAAGATCATCTACCTTCTTCAAGTGATGAACTTCTTAAGGCTTATgaacgtttttttttttttgcttgacgTGTGTGAAGGGGATATCACTATTGTCGGGCATCTCCACAGGATCTTTCTTCGCCTTCATCTTCACAATAAAACTTTGTTGTTAGGTCCCATACATATGGAATGACCTCAATGACATTGCCGGTGTTGGCCTCCCCTTGGTGCATGTAATGGTGACTTCCTCGTGGATGCGGCGGAGAACCTCACCAAGATCGCGGTAGATATGATGCTCGTCGGCGATGTTGAAGAGAGCTCGGTTGGAAGGAGAACACCATTGAAGCTTGGAAAGATAAGTAGAAATTCGGATGAAGAAACGGACAAGAGAACCTCTATCAAAAACATGCATGCCTTCTCCCAAGGCGGGCCCCACCATGAAAGAGAACCTTATTCATGCCttagatttttttatctcaCCCCGGTCCCACCATAGAAGAGAGCTTCATTTTTCTTACTGTCTTTTCATCTGAGAAGATCCTCccctcatattttcttttcttttttttatattctgcCGGCCCTCACCATGGAGAAGAGATGCATCTAAGTCCGAGTAAAAGATAGAATCGGGCTTTTATTAatattcctctcttttttttaagcAGTTAAGCCCAAaactttgtttatatttaaacatgaaTTATTATCCATCAACtttatttaaacttaaatttaatttttcttatccAAGAATAGATAATGTTTCAAATTTGGttcaaattaaaactttttttttatataaaaaagtgaaattacatttaaaatataaaaatatttgttgttttccataaaaatgaatattttatactcatcaaaataaattatgtactctctattctaaaaaaaatccaCGATTTCTTTTTGTAActaaaattttatgtatattcaaaattttatttaaataattagaattaatttCTGGATTTGTACattaaaattatacttttctGATAATAGAATATTTgccaatatttttaattacttaaataaataaataaaattaaaattaagtctCACTATCTCACGACGTGCGTCGCACGTGCCAAACCCTTGTTGGGCTTTGGTCTCTAGGGTTCGCGGCGAAGAGGGAAGAGGGAGCGAGCGGTGAGAAGCCTTGGGAGATGACGACTAGGATCGCTCCCGGCGTCGGAGCGAACCTCCTCGGCCAACACTCCGCCGAGAGGAACCAGGATGCCACTACATATGTCGGCAATCTTGACCCCCAGGTAACCCCCATCGTTTGGATTCgtatttttttagggttttgtagTTTTTCTTTCGATTTGTGATGTATATTGTTGTCAAGGTTTCTATCACTTACtgtgtgtttggattgagtATAAAATGAGTAAAAGGGTAGAGAAAATTGAATAAAGCTTTtatcttgtgtttctgatctcCAGGTTTTTAGTGAATATATTGCATTGTTTTGTAAATTATCAGAAGTTTGTGACTTGATGTTGTAAAAGTATGGTGATATTGAGTTGTTCCTTGAAGTAGAAATCAGTGCTCTTTGGTGGATTTCATGAATGGAATTTAGATTGCGGAGTGTGACTTGTGTGGTTCTGTTATGCAGTTCGTATTTTGGTATTTTGATGTAATTTGTGAACATAACTTTGCGTGTTTCTGTGCCACAGGTTTCTGAGGAGCTATTATGGGAATTATTTGTCCAAGCTGGGCCTGTTGGTATTTCCCTTGTACATATCTTTTGttattgcttttaaaaaaaaaaaataatactcgTTGCAGCGAATTCTGTCTCTCATATACTTGAATATATGTGATTCCTCTGTAACAATTAGAATCTATTAAGTTATTGCAGTTTAGAAAAATTGAATGTGAGGAACACAAAAGTTTTACAGTGCTTGTATGTTTTATTCTATGATCAAGTTGCTATATTCATGACCATTAGGACTTTTTGGGATCTAAAAATTAATGGATATCTGTCTAATACAATATGGAGTACATCATACACTAgtgtgttttgctatagtaatctTTAAGTGTGATGTATGCATTCATTTGAATTAAAAGCTATAGTAAACATTGTTAATGTCTATATAATGTTCTAGTTGTGTTTTTTCTTATATGTACAAGTTTGGTAGTTTGAAAAGCCTGTTATTCAAATGATATAGTTGGCTTATTCTTCTTTATTACTTTTCATCTTGCTTCAGTTAATGTCTATGTGCCGAAAGATAGAGTTActaatcttcatcaaggatATGGGTTTGTGGAGTTTCGGAGTGAAGAAGATGCTGATTATGTAAGTGATGTTGCAAAACCGTTGTCTACATCTGGCTTTGATATCTTGAAGTTTATTAAACATTGGGACCACTGTATtgattatgatatattatttctgttattttttcttttacaggCAATCAAGattttaaacatgataaaactgTATGGAAAGCCAATACGTGTGAATAAGGTATGCTTGATATATTCATCCTATGCTTATCAtttatgtataatacaaatttCTTAATCACTgatatgatgatttttttatctttccttAGAATAGAGCTCTTGCAATTTTGGCtgaattattttttccttttctccaTTATAGTTTTATGTTCCCTTTTGATTTCCTATTTACCTCTATAATTGTTTTGTGATACAATGCGATTGTATTTTCTTTGAATAATTTCATTGTGTCATTGCATTATTTTGCCTTCATTTAATGTTTGCTTCTTAATGTGAATGTTGGAACATTTCCCAACTGGTTTCTTTTAGTATAGAACTTATGTAGAACTATGTGGTCATGACCTGCTAACTTCTATGGGACTCACTTCTTGATTTATGGGGAAATTCTATGATTATTAAGGAGCCCACCCTTTAGCACTGCATCCCATtggttggtttttttaatataatttagtgtCTTTACTGCACTATGTTTTATTGCTGCAAATCCGTTCTCCATAATGTTGCTGTTTTGACCTGCATAAAAGCAAAGCTTATAAATATATACTCATTCCTTTTTACAGTTTTCCCTGTTCTTTCTAGTAAAATTTTGCACTTTAAGCAAGTTCAATTTATtgaattcttttttatcttGCATCTTTTTCATCCTTCTATAGTGAAGCACATATAGACTTGATCTCATCTATGTGGTAGGTTGAGCAATATACCAAGTTAGAGCTGAATTTTCTCTTGTTGATTGTCTACTTAATctaagttatttaattattactttaataAAGTTTTATTATCATCTATTTTCTCTCGAATTAAATGTGGATTTGGGTTTTTAGCagagatagagttgatcttgtTTATGTGACAGGTTGAACCATATACTGAATTAGTGTTAAAGTTTCTCTATGTTTAGTTTTGGTCAAACTTCCATGGTTGTCTACTTAATTTTGGTTATTTAGTTATTATCCTAATAAAGTTGCCCTTGTGTCTACTTTTTTTGCTAAAATTAAATGTGGATTTGGTTCATAACTTTTGGCTGTCTTAAATTCCTACATAATTTGGGATGTTTGATAACTGTTTTATCTGATTGATGATCACTTGTGGCATCTGAAGAAACTTGATGGTCATTGATTGGTACTAGATGGCTAGTCCTAGATCCTGGAGTTATGGATGGCTTTAGATAGTTTATCACTGATCTGAAGTTAAAATGATTGGGAAAGAATCACACTTAAAACAAAGCCATGAGTCCATGacccatatattttttttttataattgttcgATGATACTTTTTTATATGCTTTCTTGctttaatctatgcttaataTATTGTGTATTTGCTATTGTGTAAATATTGCgtcaaataaaatatgaatggCTGAATGTTTTAGATTAaaggttaataaaacaaatgctGGTTGTCTTTTTATAGTTTAGTAGTCAAACCTTAGAAAAGTAATTCTGGTTGAACTTGAAATACACATTCTTAATGAAAGCTGAGAAAAGCAATTGATTGTGATAGTGTCATTAATTAGACTAATGTGAGTTGTTGCTTGATGCTCCTTGTTTCTGTCTTTAGGCTTCACAAGACAAAAAGAGCCTGGATGTTGGGGCAAACCTTTTTGTTGGAAATCTTGACCCGGTATGGTGTCCTAATTGTGACCAAGATATCCTTATAACTACATTTGCATGAGGTTTACTTTTGTGGTATTTTTTGCAGGACGTGGATGAAAAGCTTCTATACGATACATTCAGTGCATTTGGAGTTATTGTAACAAATCCAAAGGTTGCACCTCTTTTACTGTTCTTGTCACTTTCACTGATATCAGTGGATTTGCAGACCTCTTAGACTATTTTCCTTTATCTACTTAGCTTTTTTCCCACTATATTCAACATCTCTTTGTTTAATATTTGCAAGACATGTGAATCGTTTTGAACTCATATACCTATGCCCTCTGGTTGTATATCGGGTTCCGAAAGAATTCTTCCTCATGATGTATCTGCTTTTCCTTGAAGATCTAATGGTAGTTCTCAGGGCAATTGCTAATTAGCCATGTAATTTATCAATCAAAGGATAAGCTTTTATTTGTTGTTACCTTGTCATTGCTCTAGTAACAAGTTTACGCCTGCCTTCTACCTCATGCAGATTATGCGAGACCCTGAAACTGGAAACTCCAGAGGCTTTGGGTTTATCAGCTATGATTCGTTTGAGACATCGGATGCAGCAATTGAGGTAATGATCATGTTGTCTATGTCACATAAGTTATCCTTCTCTTGGAATAATGAAAATGTTTAGAACTCTCCGCAGACATCTGAAAGTGAAACACGGCtgcatttggattttatttttctcttgctTCAGTTAACTTTGTCATTCATCAACTTTATATTTATGCAGGCCATGAATGGTCAATACTTATGCAATCGTCAAATCACAGTTTCATATGCTTACAAGAAAGACACGAAAGGGGAACGACATGGAACTCCGGCAGGTAATTGTTGTCTGTATACTTAGTTATTGTTATGACCTTCAAAGGTTAGTGTTAGCTCTTCATGCCATTCTTTATTTATGAGCTTTTTTGTTGTGTGTGCTGATCAACAGTGGGCAGTTGTTTCagattaatttttctatttgttcCTTCAATAGAATGGTTCCCTATTTTGATTTTGCCAGGAGTCTAAATCCCAGGctgttctcatttttttattgatattgtgCAGAGCGAGTACTGGCTGCAAGCAACCCAACAACACAGAGGAACAGGCCGCATACCTTATTTGCAAGTGGACCTCCAACTCTTCCAAGCGGTCCCCAAGCAAATGGTGCCAATATTGGCGCTCCCGTTCCTCGTCCTTTCCTCACTACCCCAGTCCCACCTGGTCAGATACCACCAGTTCGTCCTCCACCACCACAAGCTGGCCAGTTCCCGCCACCTATGCACATTCCCGGAGCACCTCCATCCTGGCCTGGTCAGCCACAACAGCCTCTGCCTTCTCTTGGCCCACCTGTGGTACCAGCTCCCCAAATGCAGCAGCAGTTCAGGCCTCCACCGATGAGGCCACCGGCCAACATACCTCCGCCACCCCCACAGAACATTATGATGGGGGCACCACCACCCCATTCAGGCATGGGTGTTCCACCACCCATGTGGAGACCAGCCCCACCACCCCCTCAACAACTTGGTGTAAGACCTTTCCCGCCCCCTCAGATGTCGATGCCACCGCCTCCACCACCGGCAAACTCCACATTATAAATCTCATCTGGTGCGCATTCAGGTCTTTTGAAGATTATACTCCCCTGGGTGATGAAATTGATATCCAATGGAGGCTCTCTACAAAGCTAACGCTGCAAATTACTTATACTGTGCCATTTGCATGTAACCTTGCGGAGCATGGTGTAACGACAATTAGATTGCTAGGCTGAAGGAGTTGTCAACTCACACGGAAATCAGTTACTGAGCACTTGTCTTGTGAGATCAGCTGTTAAACAGGTTGAGGATGTATGTTGCCTTAAaagatgttttcatttttgtgttgAGCTATGACTGCATGTTGAACATGATGTTAGCCAAGATAAGATTACTGGATTTGAATGGCCAACTTGGTGTATGAAATGTTGCctctttgaaatttatttcaTGTAATTGAAGAAGACACTGATGAACTTTGATTTTGGGATTTGTGCATCACTTCATTAATGCGCCACTCCGGGACTGACAAATTTCCTAGTAACAGTCTACGAAACTTATGTTACTACTCAAACTAGTATCTTATGACTAAAATAACCTCTAGAATTCTATGTGCATGCCATATTTTGGGCTATTTTGTGAGTTGGGCTATGCTTAAATTTGGCCCAATAAGGCAGTACACTTggacttatatatatagatactatttttattattatatgataatATGCGACATTGTCATGCGACTcacattaattataaattttaaacatcaagctaagtgacttCCCTACCCATTTATTCTACTCTAATTtgccttagaaaaaaaaaaaaaaaaaaaactcaagagaATCCTAGAGAGTAATGTCAACCCAAGATTCCCAAGTTGACTCATCCAACACTAAAATATTAGTTGACTTAATAGCTAGCTGTTGGAgatacacatattcatcaagaACTAAGTCTTGATCCTAATCAAATGGTTGACTTTAGATAGTTCAGTCCAAGCTCCCCACCCTCAAACCATATAAAAAGTATTTGACTTTATAAGTATCTATTAAGTGCCACCCAAGCTTGTATTTTGTCAAAGCCTTGTTTAATATTCATAACTAAtggtcttaatttttttaattaaacataatccAGGGGGCGGCGGAGATGCGAGATTCTTCAATGAATTTGGCCGTCAAGTCTACACTTTGACAGCCAAGCTCATCATCAGATTTCCAAATTCCAATGCATTCTTTGTgctgtatatttatatataattaatgtattgtttgattttaataagtgTTAGAATATTATGTGGTGTTTGAGCAACCAATTAATTCATGGAAGGGACAA is from Dioscorea cayenensis subsp. rotundata cultivar TDr96_F1 unplaced genomic scaffold, TDr96_F1_v2_PseudoChromosome.rev07_lg8_w22 25.fasta BLBR01002248.1, whole genome shotgun sequence and encodes:
- the LOC120257653 gene encoding splicing factor 3B subunit 4 — translated: MTTRIAPGVGANLLGQHSAERNQDATTYVGNLDPQVSEELLWELFVQAGPVVNVYVPKDRVTNLHQGYGFVEFRSEEDADYAIKILNMIKLYGKPIRVNKASQDKKSLDVGANLFVGNLDPDVDEKLLYDTFSAFGVIVTNPKIMRDPETGNSRGFGFISYDSFETSDAAIEAMNGQYLCNRQITVSYAYKKDTKGERHGTPAERVLAASNPTTQRNRPHTLFASGPPTLPSGPQANGANIGAPVPRPFLTTPVPPGQIPPVRPPPPQAGQFPPPMHIPGAPPSWPGQPQQPLPSLGPPVVPAPQMQQQFRPPPMRPPANIPPPPPQNIMMGAPPPHSGMGVPPPMWRPAPPPPQQLGVRPFPPPQMSMPPPPPPANSTL